Proteins found in one Clostridia bacterium genomic segment:
- a CDS encoding BlaI/MecI/CopY family transcriptional regulator → MEQTKLCVSDFKFMSVVWDNEPVQSGDLVKICLETLGWKKSTTYTMVKKMAEKGYLKNENSVVSSCIPRAEAESFESTFVVENTFEGSLPAFVAAFMRDRSLTAEEAEEIRKLIDRKMGDK, encoded by the coding sequence TTTAAATTTATGTCGGTGGTATGGGATAACGAGCCGGTGCAGTCGGGGGATCTGGTGAAAATCTGTCTGGAAACACTGGGCTGGAAAAAGTCTACCACCTACACAATGGTTAAAAAAATGGCAGAAAAGGGATATCTGAAAAACGAAAACAGTGTGGTTTCGTCCTGTATACCGCGGGCAGAGGCAGAGTCCTTTGAAAGCACCTTTGTGGTGGAAAACACCTTTGAGGGGTCTTTGCCTGCGTTTGTTGCCGCTTTTATGCGAGACAGAAGCTTAACCGCTGAAGAGGCAGAGGAAATCCGAAAGCTGATTGACCGCAAAATGGGGGACAAATAA
- a CDS encoding M56 family metallopeptidase, translating to MVNGVFEALFRMSLVGTVVGILMLLLKALLQKAGIPRTVLIWLWLVVAFRLLCPVSADSPLSLFNAVEKQAAITLVMQPTEKSIALATETENKAAKADVLTLLWGSGVLLMLGKGVWDYFNLKRKLRFAVKKDGYYVSEMPISFVIGVIKPKIYIPHGEDEVFIPHILRHEQMHIRRRDYLFKLLAYFILSVHWFNPAVWIFYYLYETDMEQVCDACVTDSLSDGETKSYLLALVSGADKKRSVKATPICFGSCSVKKRVQALLKKQRAGKFLTASGVVSVLLICVVLGTNALPAKTQIPEIEKNLQQDKKSKVSNAKTEESVESLAYPEPAETESAQVSEEETIALPTETTQAVNPLPQENEIVSEPVGRTATLSYKDNCESVMEEIQPSESGEIAMQFSLNAEQLVHIRFYESETGAEVEGMSVVAKEGTEYVFSGFEADKVYDVAVDGYTDATWMVEGTYTVY from the coding sequence ATGGTAAACGGTGTATTTGAAGCATTGTTCCGGATGTCCTTAGTCGGTACTGTGGTAGGGATTTTGATGCTTTTGTTGAAAGCACTTCTGCAAAAGGCAGGCATACCGCGGACTGTTTTAATCTGGCTTTGGCTTGTGGTGGCATTTCGCTTGCTGTGTCCTGTAAGTGCGGACAGTCCTTTGAGCCTGTTTAATGCGGTTGAGAAACAGGCTGCCATTACGCTTGTTATGCAACCGACAGAAAAGAGCATTGCACTTGCAACAGAAACAGAAAACAAAGCGGCAAAAGCGGATGTGTTGACATTGCTTTGGGGAAGCGGTGTACTCCTGATGCTGGGGAAAGGTGTTTGGGACTATTTCAATTTAAAGAGAAAGCTACGGTTTGCTGTGAAAAAAGACGGGTATTATGTATCCGAAATGCCAATATCCTTTGTGATAGGCGTTATAAAACCTAAAATCTACATACCGCATGGCGAGGACGAGGTGTTTATTCCGCATATATTGCGTCATGAGCAGATGCATATTCGGCGCAGAGACTATCTGTTTAAGCTTTTGGCGTATTTTATACTTTCGGTGCATTGGTTCAACCCTGCGGTCTGGATTTTTTACTATCTGTATGAAACGGATATGGAGCAAGTGTGCGATGCCTGTGTAACCGATTCACTTTCGGATGGGGAAACGAAATCCTATTTGCTGGCATTGGTATCGGGAGCGGATAAAAAGCGTTCTGTAAAGGCAACGCCTATATGCTTTGGAAGCTGTTCTGTTAAAAAGAGGGTTCAGGCTTTGCTGAAAAAACAAAGAGCGGGAAAGTTTCTAACGGCATCGGGTGTTGTGTCGGTGCTGTTAATATGTGTTGTGCTGGGTACCAATGCATTGCCCGCCAAAACACAGATACCGGAAATTGAAAAGAATTTACAGCAAGACAAAAAAAGCAAGGTGTCAAATGCCAAAACAGAAGAGTCGGTAGAAAGTCTTGCTTATCCGGAGCCGGCGGAAACAGAATCGGCACAGGTTTCAGAAGAAGAGACGATTGCTTTGCCGACAGAAACGACTCAAGCTGTTAATCCGTTACCGCAAGAAAATGAAATTGTATCTGAGCCGGTTGGACGCACAGCGACACTCAGCTACAAAGACAACTGTGAAAGTGTGATGGAAGAAATTCAGCCAAGTGAAAGCGGAGAAATTGCCATGCAGTTTTCACTGAACGCAGAGCAGTTGGTGCATATTCGTTTTTATGAAAGCGAGACCGGTGCAGAGGTGGAAGGCATGAGCGTTGTGGCAAAGGAAGGAACGGAGTATGTGTTCTCGGGCTTTGAAGCGGATAAGGTATATGATGTAGCGGTAGACGGATATACCGATGCTACCTGGATGGTTGAGGGAACGTATACGGTTTATTAA
- the pduL gene encoding phosphate propanoyltransferase: MEPNINTLVSVIKAQFLLKTEASGRHIHLSKTDAEYLFGKDYRFSYIKELSQPGQFACTERVTLKTPKGELKNVAILMPFRNRTQVEISMTDAKLLGLNPPVRLSGDIADSPGLTLCVNGKELTIPEGVIVAKRHIHLTPETANRLHVSDNEAVRLKVFGSRPLLFDDTVVRISNDFADRVHLDFDEANACGLHPESCAVIVKKL, from the coding sequence ATGGAACCTAACATCAACACACTTGTTTCGGTTATTAAGGCGCAGTTTCTGCTCAAAACCGAGGCATCGGGACGGCATATACATCTTTCCAAAACAGATGCCGAGTATCTGTTTGGTAAGGATTATCGGTTTTCCTATATCAAGGAGCTGTCACAGCCGGGACAGTTTGCCTGCACCGAACGGGTCACTTTAAAAACCCCAAAAGGTGAACTGAAAAATGTCGCCATCCTGATGCCTTTCCGCAACCGCACGCAGGTGGAAATTTCCATGACCGATGCAAAGCTTTTAGGCCTGAATCCACCCGTGCGTTTAAGCGGTGATATTGCCGATTCTCCCGGGCTTACCCTTTGTGTAAACGGCAAAGAACTAACCATTCCCGAGGGGGTCATTGTGGCAAAACGGCACATTCACTTAACGCCCGAAACCGCAAACCGTCTACATGTTTCGGACAACGAAGCGGTACGCCTGAAAGTGTTCGGCTCGCGTCCCTTGCTTTTTGACGATACGGTGGTGCGTATAAGCAACGATTTTGCTGACCGGGTACATCTGGATTTTGACGAAGCCAATGCCTGCGGTTTGCATCCGGAAAGCTGTGCGGTTATTGTAAAAAAACTATGA
- a CDS encoding ethanolamine utilization protein EutQ, with product MEIDKSIIEAIIKQVLNEQQSKESVLAFSPLSEHITEAHRLDTGNPSHKVYTKDLLTLEQSPHLGFGVMEMHKTTFDWTLNYAEIDVVLEGTLSIIQNGCTKTAKQGEALYIPKGSTIQFSVPDHAKFLYITYPADWQNQP from the coding sequence ATGGAAATTGACAAAAGTATTATCGAAGCCATTATAAAGCAGGTGCTTAACGAGCAACAAAGCAAAGAGAGCGTTCTCGCCTTTTCTCCCCTTTCAGAACACATCACTGAAGCCCATCGCTTAGATACGGGAAATCCGTCCCACAAAGTGTACACAAAGGATTTGCTCACCTTAGAACAAAGTCCGCATTTGGGCTTTGGCGTAATGGAAATGCATAAAACCACCTTTGACTGGACTTTAAACTATGCCGAAATCGACGTGGTTTTAGAAGGTACACTCTCCATCATCCAAAACGGATGCACCAAAACTGCAAAGCAAGGGGAAGCACTCTATATTCCAAAAGGCTCGACCATCCAATTCTCCGTCCCCGACCACGCAAAATTTCTCTACATCACCTATCCCGCCGACTGGCAAAATCAACCTTAA
- a CDS encoding S-layer homology domain-containing protein, which yields MKKLCLALVLVMLFLCIAVQAEPTETDLTDLKNYGIMCGDPDGNLRLSDTITRAEAAKMLCVLGNLEQVETDVFPDVQPSHWAYGYIGAASRAGIIVGDENGNFNPEANITNEELVKMLVCLLGYEPLAMGRGGYPAGFTAAAAQFGLTKDMQFAIQTPAVRQDAAELFANALDVPIMEEKTEADGSQLYVILDGNGAEHKTLRMQFQ from the coding sequence ATGAAAAAATTATGTTTAGCTTTGGTTTTGGTGATGCTGTTTTTATGTATTGCAGTGCAGGCAGAGCCGACCGAAACAGATTTAACGGATTTGAAAAATTACGGTATTATGTGTGGGGATCCGGATGGGAATTTGCGTCTTTCTGATACCATTACCCGTGCAGAAGCGGCAAAAATGCTTTGTGTTCTGGGGAATCTGGAGCAGGTTGAAACGGATGTGTTCCCGGATGTACAACCCTCGCATTGGGCATACGGGTATATCGGTGCGGCAAGCCGGGCAGGTATTATTGTGGGCGACGAGAACGGTAATTTCAATCCCGAAGCGAATATCACCAACGAAGAGTTGGTGAAAATGTTGGTTTGTCTGTTGGGGTATGAACCGCTGGCAATGGGGCGCGGCGGATATCCTGCAGGCTTTACTGCGGCTGCGGCACAGTTCGGATTAACAAAAGACATGCAGTTTGCAATCCAAACGCCTGCGGTAAGGCAGGATGCGGCAGAGCTTTTTGCCAATGCTTTGGATGTTCCGATTATGGAGGAAAAAACCGAAGCAGACGGCTCTCAGCTTTATGTGATACTGGACGGAAACGGTGCAGAGCATAAGACATTGCGCATGCAATTCCAATAA
- a CDS encoding EutN/CcmL family microcompartment protein codes for MRTGKVCGSIWATKKHEQLNGAKFLEVELSDGTTVIATDTIGAGIGDTVLLTFGRPASDLSPFPTDIAVCGIVDKT; via the coding sequence ATGCGAACGGGAAAAGTATGCGGAAGTATTTGGGCAACTAAGAAACACGAACAGCTAAACGGTGCTAAATTTTTAGAGGTGGAATTAAGTGACGGCACAACCGTCATCGCTACCGACACCATCGGTGCAGGCATAGGAGACACGGTGCTTTTAACCTTTGGCAGACCTGCCTCGGATTTAAGCCCGTTTCCCACCGATATCGCCGTTTGCGGTATTGTAGATAAAACATAA
- a CDS encoding cobalamin adenosyltransferase: MRVITEQWLKEQGNLEKNFTVPSNCILTPSAKEFLEQNGTNVLLNQKDESTTHLNAETLVPKTHPRIALRGENDALQAQIIYTQLILQKTGFTRLAEDLDEVMRFLQLLIRHEVKDEPLRNWTLLNLSPAEIREHSHHPSKHYGQKHFIPDRSQGETVALLNILRTRVRQTELKALSAFPNGEREDLITAYNRLSSVFFILMIRVKAGHYKE; the protein is encoded by the coding sequence ATGCGCGTAATTACAGAGCAATGGCTAAAAGAACAGGGCAACCTCGAAAAAAACTTTACCGTTCCGTCCAACTGCATCCTGACTCCCTCTGCCAAAGAATTTCTTGAACAAAACGGCACAAACGTACTTTTAAACCAAAAGGACGAATCCACAACCCATTTAAACGCTGAAACGCTGGTTCCAAAAACCCATCCGCGCATCGCTCTGCGCGGTGAAAACGATGCATTGCAGGCACAAATCATCTATACGCAACTCATTCTGCAAAAAACAGGTTTTACGCGTTTAGCAGAGGATTTGGACGAAGTGATGCGCTTTTTGCAGTTACTCATCCGTCACGAGGTGAAGGATGAACCGCTTAGAAACTGGACTTTACTGAATCTTTCGCCTGCCGAAATACGGGAGCATTCGCACCATCCGAGCAAGCATTACGGGCAAAAGCATTTTATTCCCGACCGCAGTCAAGGGGAAACAGTTGCCCTTTTAAACATCCTGCGCACCAGGGTACGGCAAACCGAATTAAAGGCACTTTCTGCCTTTCCAAACGGTGAACGGGAGGATTTGATTACCGCCTATAACCGTCTTTCTTCGGTATTTTTTATTTTAATGATTCGGGTAAAGGCAGGCCACTATAAGGAGTGA
- the eutH gene encoding ethanolamine utilization protein EutH: MSINEIIIYIMALFMAIGAIDRIFGNKLGLGAQFEEGITAIGALALSMVGIITLAPVIAKVLEPVIVPVFDIFGADPAMFAGSVLANDMGGAPLAVELARTPEAAQFGGLIVGAMLGPTIVFTIPIALGLVESKDRKFLAKGVLAGVITIPVGSFVGGLVAGFPVMMIIRNLIPIVLFALLIALGLWKLERFMIKGFSVFGRFVVIVITIGLAAGIIESLTGIVLIKGLNPLSEGFEIVADIAIVLAGAFPLVYAITKIFRKPLLGLGKLLKMNDVAAAGMVASLANSIPMFNMVKDMDNRGKVLNFAFATSAAFVFGDHLGFTAGFDSTMITPMIVGKLVAGITAVLLAHFMTRKENA, translated from the coding sequence TTGAGTATCAACGAAATCATTATTTATATCATGGCTTTGTTTATGGCAATCGGTGCGATAGACCGCATTTTCGGAAACAAACTGGGTCTTGGCGCGCAGTTTGAAGAGGGCATTACCGCCATCGGCGCCCTTGCTCTTTCCATGGTGGGGATTATCACCCTCGCCCCGGTCATTGCAAAGGTGTTAGAGCCGGTTATTGTACCTGTCTTTGATATTTTCGGTGCAGACCCTGCCATGTTTGCAGGCTCTGTGCTTGCCAACGACATGGGCGGTGCGCCTTTAGCCGTTGAGCTTGCCCGCACCCCCGAGGCAGCACAGTTTGGCGGTCTAATTGTAGGGGCAATGCTTGGACCTACCATTGTGTTTACCATTCCGATTGCTTTAGGGCTTGTGGAAAGCAAAGACCGTAAATTCTTAGCAAAAGGGGTGCTTGCAGGGGTTATCACCATCCCCGTCGGTTCGTTTGTCGGCGGACTTGTTGCAGGGTTCCCTGTTATGATGATAATCAGGAACCTCATTCCAATTGTACTGTTTGCCCTTCTGATTGCCTTAGGACTCTGGAAACTGGAACGATTTATGATTAAAGGTTTCTCGGTTTTCGGCAGGTTTGTGGTCATCGTCATCACCATTGGTCTTGCGGCAGGCATCATCGAATCCCTTACGGGTATTGTCCTGATTAAAGGCTTAAATCCGCTGTCCGAGGGCTTTGAAATTGTGGCAGACATTGCCATTGTTTTAGCAGGTGCCTTTCCCTTGGTTTACGCCATTACAAAAATTTTCCGCAAACCGCTTCTCGGCTTGGGAAAACTTTTAAAAATGAATGATGTGGCGGCTGCAGGCATGGTTGCAAGTCTTGCCAACAGCATTCCGATGTTTAACATGGTTAAAGACATGGACAACCGCGGTAAGGTTTTAAATTTCGCCTTTGCCACCTCTGCCGCCTTTGTGTTCGGGGACCATTTAGGCTTTACCGCAGGGTTTGATTCTACCATGATTACCCCCATGATTGTGGGCAAGCTCGTGGCAGGGATTACCGCTGTGCTTCTCGCCCATTTCATGACCCGAAAGGAGAATGCGTAA